The genomic segment CACTCCGTGCATCAGATCTCCTCAGCGAAGCTGGTTCACGATCCTCTCGATACCCGTCTCCATCGCCTCGGCCGGCTGTCCCGCGTAACAGAGCCGGAAAAATCCTGGTTCGCCAGCCCGGCAGGCGGCGCCGGGGGTGAGGTTGACCCGGGCTTTTTCGACGATCCTGAGCCACAGCGCGTGCTCGGCCTCCCAGGTCTGTGCCGCGAGGTGCTGCCTGAGGTCGAGCAACACGAAGACACCCGCATCGGCGGGGTGATGGTGTATCCCGCCCTCGTCCAACATCGCTGCCAGGCGGGTGTGCGAGCCACGAAGCAGCTTCCTCATCGAGACGATGTAGGATTCGACCCAGGCTTCGTCGGAGATCAGATCGCCGAGCAAATACTGGGTGTGGCCGGAGCAGCACGCCCAGTAGGCGAGCGTGTCGACGGCAGCGTTGACGGCTTCGTTCTCGCTGACCAGGACGCCGCAGCGTAGGCCCGATGCGCCAAAGTCCTTGGAGAAGGCCCAGACGATGTGGACCTGTTCGCCGAGCGACGGCAGCAGCTCGGCGCAGCTGGTGAAGGTGCGCGCGCCGAAGACCGACAGGGCATAGATCTCGTCGAAGACGATGTGCAGGTCGCGGTCGTTCGCCCATGCCAGGACCTGTTCGATCTCCTCGGGCGAGGGGACCGTGCCGAGGGGGTTGTCGGGCGAGGTGAAGAGCAGGGCCTTGACCGGTCGGCCGGCGGTGGCGACGGCGCGGTCGAGCATTTCCGGGGTTAACCGGAAGCCGTCCTCGATCGAGCGATGCACCGGAATTATGGAGAGCCTCGCGCGCAGCTCGAGATCCATCCAAAAACCGGCGTAGCTCGGAGTCGGCACGAGCACGCCGTCGCCAGGATCGCCGATGGCTCGGAAGAGGAAATCGAGCACGCTGCCGGCGCCGGCGAGGACGGAAATCTGCTCCGGCTTGAACTTTCGCCCGAGAAAGGTCCGGCCCATGAAGCTCGAGAGCTGCTCGCGGAATCGAAGCGAGCCGGTCATGGAGTCGTAGAAGAGGGTGGAGGGCGGGACCTTAGGTGCCCGAGCAAGGCGGTCGGACACCAACTCGGCTACCAGGCGGTTTTCGGCTTCGCACAGGCCGATGTATCCGTCGGGATTGGTGGCCGAATCGAAGGGATCGAGCAGGCATTCGGTGTGCCGCTCCAGGTACTCGGGAATGGACTGTCCGGAAAGCATGTCCTGCGCGCGGCGCGACAGACGTCGAGTGTTGCTGCTCATGGCTGGTCATTGTACCGGACGGGTCGCGTCACCGTTGTTGTTCCGAGCGAGACCGGAGTAGTGACTTCATGAATAATTCGGGCTAGGCTCAGACCGATGCTTCGATTGCAGCGATTAACGATATTGGCTCTCCTCTCCGTTTGGACGGCGGCGTGCGTGAGTTCCTCCGGGGAGAAGATGCCCGAAGGATTCGTCGATGCGGCGAGCGTCGTGCCCGACCTGGTCGTCGACATGCGCTACGCGGGCTCTGACAACTTCGTCGGCCGACCGGTCGACGGCTACGAGGCGCCCGTCTGCATCCTGACCGTGGAGGCGGCGGAAGCCCTCGCAGAGGCTCAGGCCGAGCTGGGAGCCCGTAGCCTGGGCCTCAAGGTGTTCGACTGTTACCGACCAACCCGGGCGGTGGCCGATTTCGTGCGTTGGGCACAGGACGAGGCCGACACCAAGACACAGGCCGAGTTCTACCCGGACCTCGAGAAGTCGGAGCTCTTCGGCCTGGGTTACATCGCCGAGCGCTCCGGCCATTCGCGTGGTTCGACCGTCGACCTGACGCTCGTCTACCTACCCGACGAAACGGAAGCGCCGATGGGGACCGGCTTCGATTTCTTCTCGGAACGATCGTGGACAACCGATCCGGAGCAACCGGCCGAGGTGCGCACTCACCGGCTGCTGCTGTTGTTCATCATGCAGAGGCACGGTTTCGAGCCGTATGAAAACGAGTGGTGGCATTTCACGCTCGCCGACGAGCCCTTCCCGGATACCTATTTCGACTTCCCGGTGAGGTGATTTCATATTTCGAATTCCCGCCCGCCGCTACGAAAGCAGGGTGAGGGTGTTGCATGGGTGGAATATACCCGCCCCTACCAACTCATCGGTGGATTCCGGATCCTAGGCTTCCATTTCCTTGACGACTACGCTGCCCGGGTCGGCCACGCCGATCCCGAGCCGAGTGGCGTTTTCGAAGGTGTATCTGGTGAATCCCACCTCGTAGGGTTCGTAGACTTCCTTGAGCACTCCGGCCGCATACACGTCCGCCGCCACCGGATCGCCGCTGATGATCAGGCGGTTGGCGTCGCGCGGCAGCCCGGAGGCGAAGCTGCCGTGGTTCTTGCACAGCACCTGCCTGGCGTCAATCACGGTCATCTCGGGGCTCACCGCCATGGCGCATTCGGCCACTGCCAGACAGAGTCGCCGCGTGATGTCGGCCTTCGGCATGGA from the Acidobacteriota bacterium genome contains:
- a CDS encoding aminotransferase class I/II-fold pyridoxal phosphate-dependent enzyme, whose amino-acid sequence is MSSNTRRLSRRAQDMLSGQSIPEYLERHTECLLDPFDSATNPDGYIGLCEAENRLVAELVSDRLARAPKVPPSTLFYDSMTGSLRFREQLSSFMGRTFLGRKFKPEQISVLAGAGSVLDFLFRAIGDPGDGVLVPTPSYAGFWMDLELRARLSIIPVHRSIEDGFRLTPEMLDRAVATAGRPVKALLFTSPDNPLGTVPSPEEIEQVLAWANDRDLHIVFDEIYALSVFGARTFTSCAELLPSLGEQVHIVWAFSKDFGASGLRCGVLVSENEAVNAAVDTLAYWACCSGHTQYLLGDLISDEAWVESYIVSMRKLLRGSHTRLAAMLDEGGIHHHPADAGVFVLLDLRQHLAAQTWEAEHALWLRIVEKARVNLTPGAACRAGEPGFFRLCYAGQPAEAMETGIERIVNQLR
- a CDS encoding M15 family metallopeptidase, coding for MLRLQRLTILALLSVWTAACVSSSGEKMPEGFVDAASVVPDLVVDMRYAGSDNFVGRPVDGYEAPVCILTVEAAEALAEAQAELGARSLGLKVFDCYRPTRAVADFVRWAQDEADTKTQAEFYPDLEKSELFGLGYIAERSGHSRGSTVDLTLVYLPDETEAPMGTGFDFFSERSWTTDPEQPAEVRTHRLLLLFIMQRHGFEPYENEWWHFTLADEPFPDTYFDFPVR